In the Ranitomeya imitator isolate aRanImi1 chromosome 2, aRanImi1.pri, whole genome shotgun sequence genome, caggtcagagggcgtgatgacgtgtttagtgtgcgcgccgccctctgcctaaacAATCACTGCAGAGAGACGAAAGACAGAGTGGcctgcagcggtggaacggggacaggtgaatatcgtaagTGTCGGTgtacccgcctgctcaggacaagaggtgagtatgtcattttttttttaatcgcaacagcagcatatggggcaaatatttctgtggagaatcttatggggccataatcaacctttatgcagcattgtatagggcataatattctatggagcatcttatgaggccataatcaacctttatgcagcattatatggagcacattttctatggagcatcttatggggccataatcaacctttatgtaggattgtatggggcaattgtttctatggatcatcttatggggccataatcaatctttgtgcagcattatatggggcgtattttgtatggagcatcttatggggcccatcataaactttatggagcattatatggggcgtattttgtatggagcatcttatggggccatcatgaactgtatggagcattatatgaggctcctggttcaatatggatattcaaaaacgcttaacctactgatgtctcaattaattttacttttattggtatctatttttatttttgaaatttaccagtagctgcatttcccaccctaggcttatactcgaatcactaagttttccctttttttttttgtggcaaaattaagggtctaggcttatactcgggttagcTTATACGCGAGCATATACGGTAATAAATATTCAAAATGAGAATTCATCCCACACAGAAAGAAATCAAACCATcacatggaaaaattaaaaaaagttatgcctcttggAAGAAGGATGAGAAAGAAAATGCAAAAAACATAGATTGAAAttgaaaatgcaaaaaagaaaattgCCACACAAAGAAATTAAACATTTATTTATTAGCAACTCTTTTTGCTAACCTTACAATATAAAAACCCTCAACACATAGTGGATGAGAACAATAAAGATTGATGGGCATATATGTGGGCTTTCATGGTTTGAGGAGACAAAATtactattaaaggggttttcccaccaacaaagtacattttaattaatcgatcttggaataataataattttcacaattggatgtgttaaacaaAAATGTTCCGGTGCTGATATAATCTTGTAAATGTgcacctgctgtgtactgtgtaatggccatgccAGAtcttgcaggaacatggtctgatcatactataGCTCTTGGGCATGGGACGAGGCAAAAGAGAGGATCCCCTGTCCCGGGATACCTGAGAACAGAatcgtgactagtgatgagcgaatatactcgttactcgagatttcccgagcatgctctggtgtcctgcgagtattttttagtgatcggagatttagttttcatcaccgtagctgaatgatttacatctgttagccaacttgattacatgtggggattccctagcaaccaggcaacccgcaCAAGTACctttgctggctaacagatgtaaatcattcagctgcggcaagaaaaactaagtctctgagcactaaaaatactctgaggacccccgagcgtgctcgggaaatctcgagtaatgagtatattcgctcatcactagtcgtgaCCACTGCCCTCACAACGTCTACATTGTCAGGAAAATGAAAAAGTGGGCTTTTggagaaagagaaggaaaaaaaatgaaaatgcaaaatcaaatATAGGCTGAGGTTCTGAAGAGGTTAATTTTTGAACAGATTTTATTGGGCTGTATtttgactaccgtatatactcgagtataagccgacccgagtataagctgacccccctaattttgccacaaaaaactaggaaaacttattgactcaagtataagcctagggtggaaaatggagcagctaccggttaaagtcaaaaataaaaatagataccaataaaagtaaaattaattgagacatcagtaggtgtttttgaatatccatattgaatcaggagccccatataatgctccatacagttcattattgccccatagatgctccatataaagctgtgccccatatacaatgctctgcaaggttcattattgccccatagctgtgccatatagtgctctgcaccgttcattgttgccccatagctgtgccatatagtgctctgcatcgttcattattgccccatagctgtgccatatactgctctgcaccgttcattgttgccccatagctgtgccatatagtgctctgcatcgttcattattgccccatagctgtgccatatactgctctgcaccgttcattgttgccccatagctgtgccatatagtgctctgcatcgttcattattgccccatagctctgccatacagtgctctgcaccgttcattattgccccatagctctgccataaggtgctctgcaccgttcattgttgtcccatagatgtgccatatagtgctctgcaccgttcattgttgccccatagctgtgccatatagtgctctgcaccgttcattgttgccccatagatgtgccatatagtgctctgcaccgttcattgttgccccatagctgtgccatatagtgctctgcaccgttcattgttgccccattgatgtaccatagaaagctgtgccattgctgctgctgcaataaaaaaaaaaaaaaagccatactcccctctcttgcttgcagctcccgggaagatggagcgacgccgggaagatggagcgacgcccggcgtgtggatcgtggacaggtaaatatgagatacttacctagtcccggcgctcctgacgctgtccctgcctgtcacactgtcttcggtgccgcagcctcttcctctatcagcggtcacagttactgctgattagagaaatgaatatgcggctccacccctatgggagtggagtccatattcatttttctaatgagcggtcccacgttaccgctgaagaggggaagagctgcagcaccgaacaccgtgggacggcagggggagcgccaggatcgccgggactaggtaagtatgcctcagcgccctctccccctcacccgccgaccctgccacccactgtgactcgagtataagccgagaggggcactttcagcccaaaaatttgggctgaaaatctcagcttatactcgagtatatacggtatattgtgctGATAGAAAATCGGTTGCGACTGGTgaaacacataaatatatatatacacccccttttTGGCTATGGGCTCAGACTAGCTTTCTGTACTTTTTAGTATTTAGCACGTGTCGCTTGTGTGTTTTATCCTGCACTTCGATGTTATCAGTTATATACAAAAAGGTATCCAAAAGCATATCTACGCTAATAATAGGGTTCTTTCACCGTGTGCATATACACTAAACCCAATAAACAGGTACAAACATACCTTAACACACCACTCAAAAGAGAAGGTAAAAagataacaaattttattgaattACATATAATACAAATACTACATCTAAATAAAATGAAAGTTTAAGAGGAAGGATTTTTACTCAAGCAAAGTGCACAAACAGGATGGAGGAAGTAAGTATACTCAGGCTCTGGGATAGTGTGTAAGGCATGATTATTTTAGTAAGCATAGAGAGCCATAACAAGGTTGgccttaaagtgcatagtgcaaacaaAATTCATGCAGGAGTGAATCAAAATAGTAACTAACACGTACCCATATCGTCCGCCTGTCCTCAATCACTGGTCCTCCATCCTGTTTGTGCACTTTTTGATTTGATACACTGACTATTTTGGAAGTAGGTACACTAACTGTGTCTGTTTTTTGGATTTTAATATTGATTCTAATAAAGTTTACTAATTTTATTTTTTGAGAACACTAGTCCTAACATTTCTTCTTCTATGGtgttctgtgagagacagaatctaaaaaaaaaatccagaaaatcacattgtatgattgttacataattaatttgcattttattgcataaaataagtatttgatacaatagaaaaacagaacttaatatttggtacagaaacctttgtttgcaattacagaggtcagacgtttcctgtggttcttgaccaagtttgcacacactgcagcagggattttggttcATTTCTCTAAACAGCTCTTCTCCAGAtcgttcaggtttcagggctgtatctgggcaacattgagttttagctccctccaaagattttagattgtgttcaggtctggagactggctagcccattccaggaccttgaaatgcttcttacggagcaactccttagttgccttggctgggtgctttgggtcattgtcatgctggaaggctCAGCCATGATGatcttcaatgttcttactgaggaaaaggaggttgttggccaaaatctcacaatacatgatatCATCCATCctaccttcaatacggtgcagttgtcctgtcctcttttcagaaaagcacccccaaagtacgaTTCCCCAGACCGAGGATGATCGACAGTTatcttgttttttttcattttctaaaaattgtgccaacagttgttgccttctcactaagctgcttgcctattgtcctgtagcccataccagccttgtgcaggtctacaatttttttGTCTCCGGTATCCTTGGACAGCTCTTTAGTGCAGAGTAGGAAGGCTTCTTGAAGAAAGACTatgaggtctgtgagagccagaattattgctggttggtaggtgatcaaatacttatttcatgcaataaactgcaatttaattatttaaaaatcatacaatgtgattatctTGATTTTATCCTTAAATTCTGTTTCTCACCGCtgaagtgtacctgcgataaaaattacagacctatcCATTCCATTGGAAAAACTTgctaaattggcagtgtatcaaatacttattttccccactgtatttcacTAAAtgtaaacaaatattttttatttcacaaaagTTTGGTGACAGGTATGCCAAAACATTGAACTATAAAGTGGCAAACTGAAAGATGAAAAGAACAGAAACCTCACAGTTTAACATAATATTCTATGAGTTCATGCTTTGATATCTACTGTTGTCACCAGTGCCTTCATCAGCTCCTAATTAAATTTTAGTACAATTGGTACTGAAATGTTATAGAAAGTATAAATTCTATAATTATTAATCTAAGTTCAATATTAAGCTATAATTTccattttattcttggcagatgactgtaccagcagaTCGGAGGCACATTTTACGTTTTCAGATTTGACCGCACATGATCATACTTTCACACAGGATGCGTGTGAAGAACGTGACAATATCCCAGATTTATCCTCAGCCCTTCACAGTAAAGATCTACCATCTGTTCTTTTTGAAAAGCTCCTATCTTCTGATTCATCACAGACTattatgcaaaaaaaacaaaacagaattaATGGTGAACATCAAAAAGATGAAACAAAAAAGAAGCCATATTcctgttcagagtgtgggaaatgttttgcaaacAAATCATATTTTCTTGCACATCAGAAAAGGCACACaggtgaaaagccattttcatgttcagaatgtgaaaagTGTTTTACCGAGAAATCAAATCTTTTTAAGCATCAGAAAacacacacaggtgagaagccattttcatgttcagagtgtgggaaatgttttacacaaaaaTACCAAGTTGTCATGCATCAGACAATACACACAGGTGAGAAGCTatattcatgttcaaaatgtgagaaatgttttgcaaaaaaatcaaatcttgttgcacatcagacaagtcacacaggtgagaagccatattcgtgttcagaatgtgggaaatattttgcacAAAAATGGCAACTTATCACACATCAGGGAATACACACAGAGGAGAGACCATTTTCATGTtccgaatgtgagaaatgttttaaaaaaaaatcacatcttctTACGCATCAAagatttcacacaggggagaagccatattcatgttcaaaaTGTCGGAAATGTTTTACAAGGAGATCAAGTCTTGCTacacatgagagaagtcacacaggggagaagccatattcatgttcaaaaTGTCTGAGAGATTTTACAAGAaaatcaagtcttgttacacatgagagaagtcacacaggggagaagcctttttcatgttctgaatgtgaaaaatgttttgcaaagaaatcaagtcttgttaaacatcagaaaatACACACAGGTGAAAAGTCatattcgtgttcagaatgtgggaaatgttttacacaaaaaTACCATGTTGTAACACATCAGAGaatacacacaggggagaaaccattttcatgttctgaatgtgaaaAATTTTTTGAAAAGAAATCCCATCTTCTaacacatcaaagaattcacacagggaagaatccatatccctgttctgaatgtgggaaatgttttaacaagaaatcacatcttgttgctCATCATAAAACTCACACAGCTGGAAATCCATTTTCATGtcaagaatgtgggaaatgttatacagTGAAATCAAGTCTTGTGAAACATCAGAGATCTCACACAGGAAAGTAGtcatattcatgtccagaatgtaaAACATTATTTGCAAGTTTTAGTATGTATCCAATACCAGGCGAGCTTTTAGTCCAGATTTAGTTAAATAAATACACTGggctacaaaaaaatattttttgtaaccaTCGGAGGTGAcattgtacttttctgaatcatctttttgtcctgatt is a window encoding:
- the LOC138664068 gene encoding zinc finger protein ZFP2-like isoform X1, which produces MMLQHHFPPIQVPTISDPLSGDLLYKRILLTDPTRKDRDRDKMAERMLHLTLEILFRLTGEDYTVVKKTSSERCQDPVSEGWGRPLSPITGPPPHPLIYEAINDQKILELTYKMTELLTGEVPIRCQDVAVYFSMEEWEYLKGHKDQYKDVMMEVPQPLTSPVPSNERTTSERCPHPLFPEDCNQENSKVPQDHQGKDLPHIDNTETYVRGEERCKEEIPTDIHTDDCTSRSEAHFTFSDLTAHDHTFTQDACEERDNIPDLSSALHSKDLPSVLFEKLLSSDSSQTIMQKKQNRINGEHQKDETKKKPYSCSECGKCFANKSYFLAHQKRHTGEKPFSCSECEKCFTEKSNLFKHQKTHTGEKPFSCSECGKCFTQKYQVVMHQTIHTGEKLYSCSKCEKCFAKKSNLVAHQTSHTGEKPYSCSECGKYFAQKWQLITHQGIHTEERPFSCSECEKCFKKKSHLLTHQRFHTGEKPYSCSKCRKCFTRRSSLATHERSHTGEKPYSCSKCLRDFTRKSSLVTHERSHTGEKPFSCSECEKCFAKKSSLVKHQKIHTGEKSYSCSECGKCFTQKYHVVTHQRIHTGEKPFSCSECEKFFEKKSHLLTHQRIHTGKNPYPCSECGKCFNKKSHLVAHHKTHTAGNPFSCQECGKCYTVKSSLVKHQRSHTGK
- the LOC138664068 gene encoding zinc finger protein ZFP2-like isoform X2, with translation MWCAALQVEVPTISDPLSGDLLYKRILLTDPTRKDRDRDKMAERMLHLTLEILFRLTGEDYTVVKKTSSERCQDPVSEGWGRPLSPITGPPPHPLIYEAINDQKILELTYKMTELLTGEVPIRCQDVAVYFSMEEWEYLKGHKDQYKDVMMEVPQPLTSPVPSNERTTSERCPHPLFPEDCNQENSKVPQDHQGKDLPHIDNTETYVRGEERCKEEIPTDIHTDDCTSRSEAHFTFSDLTAHDHTFTQDACEERDNIPDLSSALHSKDLPSVLFEKLLSSDSSQTIMQKKQNRINGEHQKDETKKKPYSCSECGKCFANKSYFLAHQKRHTGEKPFSCSECEKCFTEKSNLFKHQKTHTGEKPFSCSECGKCFTQKYQVVMHQTIHTGEKLYSCSKCEKCFAKKSNLVAHQTSHTGEKPYSCSECGKYFAQKWQLITHQGIHTEERPFSCSECEKCFKKKSHLLTHQRFHTGEKPYSCSKCRKCFTRRSSLATHERSHTGEKPYSCSKCLRDFTRKSSLVTHERSHTGEKPFSCSECEKCFAKKSSLVKHQKIHTGEKSYSCSECGKCFTQKYHVVTHQRIHTGEKPFSCSECEKFFEKKSHLLTHQRIHTGKNPYPCSECGKCFNKKSHLVAHHKTHTAGNPFSCQECGKCYTVKSSLVKHQRSHTGK